One Lactobacillus sp. ESL0785 DNA window includes the following coding sequences:
- a CDS encoding PD-(D/E)XK nuclease family protein yields MIKILVGRQTDPLQEKILQLAITNYQKQPEHETFIIVPNHIKFTTEIRAINRLAASRNRIEQSVKNLQVLSFSRLAWYFLKDAEEGLPTQLDDAAAAMLLAKIIEENRAKLHLFKDVSVNSGLVKQLYDTILQVREGNLDLDELDENNLDLETKNKIADLRIIYDAFIAAIAGKFSTKNEVQLQLNELLAKRKDLRKTDFYFSDFSHFSLQECLTIKLLMLHAGSVTLAFKTKLGTIEPTAEAGDYDYVIQKTITQLTHFIEERDLNYQIDQVPLAPKQTERELLNAFWTGTITAPEKMSQVQLVRADSRYAEAYFVAHTIYQQVTLSNYRYRDFLILAPNLHEYETYLTPILRQNQIPFFNDLQQEMKYHPLVVLIENIAQLVTRPLQTSNLLAIMKTRLIIPDWYQEEAAYIHDVDELENFVLAHGINHQLWQRDFTDYVAAEVIRLDKIPDEVARINKLKAYFVNQLSALLTEMKQETASQQAITVFFNFLTQNGIPKRLEKWREAAQEKGELQQAQQPEQVWDLLINLLHDYLLINPEQFNVDSFFYVLTNGFKEATFSQIPSTLDAVNLSEMGMIQTSGYKQVFIIGATSNNLPAIQNTPGFLSTENLDKLSQAFGEDSYLEDRQQLSNLDQNYQFGISLALAQDKVYLSYPVLNAANEQLKPSLYYERLQAAGAPVFNQHSLPEQVQDVLSFITNPQASLGYLTYLAQGQTEPHVQQLLALTQTYLPQKTKMVLEASQFVNQPEDIGPELAQKLYGENLNSSVSQLETFYENSYEYFLNYGLRLHKRFENELDVIQAGNYFHETFDRLVKELNQKKLDLAEIDQATLQRLLALAQAKMRDEAKYQQLMNDPFNKYLFKCLDKTTTKVAVNWHHSLQKTPLRAKYSELSFGLGEKVKGLDFVVPNLAGQHHVNLRGKMDRVDLAQISDQQEFLAQVIDYKSSAKKFNLGLFYNGISLQMVSYLDVLAKNQDFFVGKQPLSLLGAFYQTVTRQVERLNDAQLIGPDLQLKKPALDGKIRLKYTGVLNEDPDLLLKAEPLLEKASISSDLYSGVKTKAKGGFSFQTSAFTADEIELLLKYDEDLIKEASSQILSGQIKLNPYKYGKNQTALTYSDYRDVFFFDAMLKENKYHQISNLKKKELLTKIKERLGESD; encoded by the coding sequence ATGATTAAAATTTTAGTCGGGCGGCAAACCGATCCCCTGCAAGAAAAAATCCTGCAGCTGGCCATTACTAATTATCAAAAGCAGCCAGAACACGAAACTTTTATCATTGTCCCTAATCATATTAAGTTTACCACAGAAATTAGGGCAATAAATAGGCTGGCAGCTAGTCGCAACCGAATTGAACAATCTGTTAAAAATTTACAGGTACTATCATTTTCGCGACTGGCCTGGTATTTTTTAAAAGATGCTGAGGAAGGTTTACCGACGCAACTTGATGATGCTGCAGCTGCAATGCTGTTAGCGAAAATCATTGAAGAAAATCGCGCTAAATTGCATTTATTTAAGGATGTTAGTGTTAATTCAGGCTTAGTTAAGCAGCTGTATGACACTATTTTACAAGTACGTGAAGGTAATTTAGACTTAGATGAACTTGATGAAAACAATTTAGATTTGGAAACCAAAAATAAAATCGCCGATTTGCGCATTATTTATGATGCCTTTATTGCCGCAATCGCGGGGAAATTTTCAACCAAGAATGAGGTGCAACTGCAGCTGAACGAATTATTGGCCAAAAGAAAAGATTTGCGCAAGACTGATTTTTACTTTAGTGATTTTTCACATTTTTCACTGCAGGAATGCCTAACAATTAAGTTGTTAATGCTGCATGCAGGAAGTGTTACCTTAGCTTTTAAAACTAAGTTAGGAACAATTGAACCTACTGCTGAAGCTGGCGACTATGATTATGTGATTCAAAAAACGATTACGCAATTAACTCATTTTATTGAAGAGCGTGACTTAAATTACCAAATTGACCAGGTACCGCTAGCACCTAAGCAAACTGAGCGTGAATTACTAAATGCCTTTTGGACAGGAACAATTACGGCACCAGAAAAAATGAGCCAAGTTCAGTTAGTACGCGCTGATTCGCGTTATGCTGAAGCTTATTTTGTAGCTCACACGATTTACCAACAAGTTACGCTTAGCAATTATCGTTACCGCGATTTTTTGATCTTAGCACCTAATTTGCACGAATATGAAACGTATTTGACGCCAATTTTACGGCAAAATCAAATCCCATTCTTCAATGATTTGCAGCAAGAGATGAAATATCATCCTTTAGTAGTTCTCATCGAAAATATCGCCCAGCTAGTAACTAGACCGCTGCAAACCAGCAACTTATTGGCAATTATGAAAACCCGACTAATCATTCCGGACTGGTACCAGGAAGAAGCTGCTTATATTCACGATGTTGATGAACTAGAAAACTTTGTTTTGGCGCATGGAATTAATCACCAGTTGTGGCAACGTGATTTTACTGATTATGTGGCAGCTGAGGTAATTCGATTAGATAAAATTCCGGACGAGGTAGCCAGAATTAATAAGCTAAAGGCTTATTTTGTTAACCAATTATCCGCTTTACTTACTGAAATGAAGCAGGAAACAGCTAGCCAGCAGGCAATAACTGTATTCTTTAATTTTTTAACGCAAAATGGCATCCCCAAAAGATTAGAAAAGTGGCGTGAAGCTGCTCAAGAAAAGGGAGAATTGCAACAGGCCCAGCAGCCTGAACAAGTTTGGGACTTATTAATTAATCTACTACACGATTATCTCTTGATTAATCCTGAGCAGTTTAATGTAGATAGTTTCTTTTATGTTTTAACTAATGGCTTTAAAGAAGCGACCTTCTCCCAAATTCCCTCAACGTTAGATGCTGTTAACTTGTCGGAAATGGGAATGATTCAAACCAGTGGTTACAAACAAGTGTTTATCATTGGGGCCACTAGTAATAATTTGCCGGCAATTCAAAATACACCGGGATTTTTAAGTACTGAGAACCTAGATAAGCTAAGTCAAGCGTTTGGTGAAGATTCCTATTTGGAAGATCGCCAGCAGCTGAGCAATTTAGACCAGAATTATCAGTTTGGGATTTCGCTGGCACTAGCTCAAGATAAGGTCTACTTATCCTATCCAGTATTGAATGCAGCCAATGAACAATTAAAACCATCGTTATATTATGAACGATTGCAAGCGGCAGGGGCACCGGTATTCAACCAACATAGTTTGCCTGAGCAAGTGCAAGATGTCTTGTCGTTTATTACTAACCCCCAAGCAAGTCTAGGTTATTTAACATATTTGGCTCAAGGCCAGACTGAACCACATGTGCAGCAGTTACTCGCATTAACGCAAACATATCTACCACAAAAGACCAAAATGGTACTTGAAGCTAGTCAGTTCGTTAACCAACCAGAAGATATTGGCCCAGAACTTGCGCAAAAATTATACGGTGAAAATCTGAATTCATCGGTTTCACAATTGGAAACCTTTTACGAAAATTCATATGAATATTTTCTAAATTATGGGTTACGACTGCATAAACGATTTGAAAATGAATTAGACGTTATCCAAGCGGGAAATTATTTTCATGAAACTTTTGATCGTCTAGTCAAAGAATTAAACCAGAAAAAGTTAGATTTAGCAGAAATTGATCAAGCTACTTTGCAGAGATTGCTCGCATTAGCTCAAGCAAAGATGCGGGATGAAGCCAAATACCAACAATTAATGAACGATCCGTTTAACAAGTACCTCTTTAAGTGCTTAGACAAGACAACGACCAAAGTTGCGGTAAATTGGCATCATTCCTTACAAAAAACACCACTGCGGGCTAAGTATTCCGAATTGAGCTTTGGGCTTGGTGAAAAAGTTAAAGGACTAGATTTTGTCGTGCCTAATTTAGCCGGTCAGCACCATGTTAATTTACGTGGAAAAATGGATCGGGTAGATTTGGCCCAAATTTCTGACCAGCAAGAATTTTTAGCACAAGTAATTGACTATAAATCTTCAGCGAAGAAATTTAATTTAGGATTATTTTACAACGGCATTTCCTTACAAATGGTGTCTTATCTGGATGTACTAGCTAAAAATCAGGACTTTTTTGTTGGCAAGCAGCCGTTATCTTTGTTAGGTGCGTTTTACCAAACGGTAACACGCCAAGTTGAACGGTTAAATGATGCGCAATTAATTGGTCCTGATTTGCAGCTGAAAAAGCCAGCTCTTGATGGTAAAATTCGCCTTAAATATACTGGTGTTCTAAATGAAGATCCAGATTTATTACTAAAGGCAGAACCGTTACTTGAAAAAGCCAGTATATCATCAGATCTTTATTCAGGAGTTAAAACCAAAGCTAAAGGCGGTTTTAGCTTTCAAACAAGTGCCTTTACCGCCGATGAAATTGAATTGCTGCTAAAGTACGATGAGGACCTCATTAAAGAAGCTTCCAGTCAGATCTTATCCGGTCAAATTAAACTTAATCCTTATAAGTATGGTAAAAACCAAACGGCCCTAACTTATTCTGATTATCGGGATGTCTTTTTCTTTGATGCCATGTTAAAAGAAAATAAATATCATCAAATTAGCAATTTAAAGAAAAAAGAATTACTAACAAAAATTAAAGAGCGGTTAGGAGAAAGTGACTAA
- the mvk gene encoding mevalonate kinase: MKCSYLAHGKVILIGEHSVVYGYDALAMPIMALQIKASVESSAKMWMDTARYHGPFFTAPDEYGGLKYVVKTMQTKAHCSQPLKLTYTGEIPMKRGFGSSATVALATTKALNQYFALELADEEIMAITNHAEMINHGKASGLDAATVNSDYLVFFNQKMGPKTLNAKLNATLLIMDTGELGSTKQAVNQVYEQIKASPSKKAQIARLGELADQTKTAWLAQDQAAVGQIFNQAQTILQSFALATTKIDQLQKIALTNGALGFKLSGSGLGGIVLALCNDDQTAKQIADKCDSLITGSWIEEI; the protein is encoded by the coding sequence ATGAAATGTAGTTATTTAGCACATGGAAAAGTGATTTTAATTGGGGAACATTCGGTTGTTTATGGTTATGATGCATTGGCAATGCCGATTATGGCGCTGCAAATAAAAGCTAGTGTTGAGTCTAGTGCCAAAATGTGGATGGATACCGCACGTTATCATGGCCCCTTTTTTACGGCTCCTGATGAATATGGCGGTTTAAAATACGTTGTCAAAACAATGCAGACAAAGGCGCATTGTTCGCAACCATTAAAATTGACTTACACGGGTGAAATTCCTATGAAGCGTGGCTTTGGTTCCAGTGCAACGGTTGCCTTAGCTACAACTAAAGCATTGAACCAATATTTTGCGTTAGAACTAGCTGACGAAGAAATCATGGCCATTACTAACCATGCAGAAATGATTAATCACGGTAAAGCTTCAGGCCTTGATGCCGCAACGGTTAATTCTGATTATTTGGTCTTTTTTAATCAAAAAATGGGTCCAAAAACACTTAACGCTAAGCTTAATGCTACGTTATTAATTATGGACACAGGGGAGCTTGGTAGTACTAAACAAGCAGTGAATCAGGTATATGAGCAAATTAAAGCATCCCCTAGCAAAAAGGCGCAAATTGCACGTTTAGGTGAACTAGCTGACCAAACTAAGACGGCATGGCTAGCACAAGATCAAGCTGCCGTTGGCCAAATCTTTAATCAGGCGCAAACGATTTTGCAATCATTTGCATTAGCAACGACTAAAATTGACCAGTTACAAAAAATTGCTCTAACAAACGGTGCCTTAGGCTTTAAACTCTCAGGCAGCGGTTTGGGCGGCATTGTGCTGGCTCTTTGCAATGATGACCAAACAGCTAAGCAAATTGCAGATAAATGTGACTCACTAATTACAGGTTCATGGATTGAGGAGATTTAA
- the mvaD gene encoding diphosphomevalonate decarboxylase, with the protein MTKTARAHTNIALIKYWGKADEQLRLPLMSSLSMTLDEFYTDTQITASHSGNHFFLNDIEQTGSSAQRVFTYLKKLQVQFKVTGELTVKSTNHVPTAAGLASSSSAFAALAAAFCAYYKLQVDRRELSRLARLGSGSASRSIYGGFAVWQKGTDDLTSYAYALNEKPQMDLHLLAIELNQCPKKLSSTGGMKQAKSSPFFKPWLARNQEELRQMIAAVKNNDFTCLGQLAELNASEMHAINLTAQPGFTYFEPDTIKAIKLVNQLRTAGLECYYTIDAGPNVKVLCQLRNVKEITNSFVSEFKNAKIVHASFGPGISYLD; encoded by the coding sequence ATGACCAAAACAGCACGCGCCCACACAAATATTGCACTAATTAAATATTGGGGTAAAGCCGATGAGCAACTAAGATTACCATTAATGTCTAGTCTGTCAATGACACTAGACGAATTTTATACCGATACACAAATTACAGCTAGCCATTCAGGCAATCACTTTTTTCTGAATGACATTGAACAAACCGGATCTAGTGCTCAACGTGTTTTTACCTACTTAAAAAAATTACAAGTTCAATTTAAAGTTACTGGTGAATTAACGGTTAAATCAACTAATCATGTTCCAACAGCTGCTGGGCTGGCTTCATCTAGTTCGGCCTTTGCCGCCTTAGCTGCTGCTTTTTGTGCTTATTACAAGCTGCAAGTTGATCGCCGTGAACTGTCACGGTTGGCGCGGCTTGGTTCAGGTTCCGCCAGTCGTTCTATTTATGGCGGTTTTGCTGTCTGGCAAAAAGGTACAGATGATCTAACGTCCTATGCTTATGCCTTAAATGAAAAACCGCAGATGGATTTACATTTACTGGCAATTGAATTAAACCAGTGCCCTAAGAAATTATCATCTACGGGTGGAATGAAACAGGCAAAGTCATCCCCTTTCTTTAAACCATGGCTGGCTCGTAATCAGGAAGAACTGAGGCAAATGATTGCAGCAGTTAAAAATAATGATTTTACTTGTTTAGGACAGTTAGCGGAACTAAATGCTAGCGAAATGCATGCCATTAACTTGACGGCACAGCCTGGCTTTACCTATTTTGAGCCAGATACAATTAAAGCTATTAAATTAGTCAATCAATTACGTACAGCAGGACTTGAATGCTATTACACAATTGATGCTGGACCCAATGTAAAAGTCCTTTGTCAATTAAGAAATGTAAAAGAAATTACCAATTCGTTTGTGTCTGAATTTAAGAATGCTAAGATAGTACATGCAAGTTTTGGTCCAGGTATTTCTTACCTGGACTAA
- a CDS encoding phosphomevalonate kinase: MITEQAPGKLYIAGEYAVLEQDCPAILVAVNQFIRVSITKSKSSTGLIHSKQYSQDSIHWVRKGAKMVIDNRDNPFEYILAAISYTERFCIEQNVKMQVYDLHINSDLDSADGKKYGLGSSAAVTVATVKAILRFYDVPFSNELVYKLSAISHYSVQGNGSAGDIAASVYGGWLAYQTFDKTWLTNELAAKSLSDIVNEAWPGLKVQLLTPPEGMQLMIGWSHKPASTSRLVDETNANRAALNDEYQEFLQLSRVCVLRMIAGFEQNNINLIKKQIRVNRALLQHFAQINQIAIEIPRLSKLINIAEDFGGAAKTSGAGNGDCGIVIADETTDVAALENKWQENGIQPLNFHVHQVKLAH, from the coding sequence TTGATCACAGAACAAGCACCCGGAAAATTGTATATTGCTGGTGAATACGCCGTTTTAGAACAAGACTGCCCTGCAATCTTAGTGGCGGTTAACCAGTTTATTCGGGTTTCAATTACTAAAAGCAAATCATCAACTGGCTTAATCCATTCCAAACAATACTCACAAGATTCAATCCATTGGGTACGTAAAGGTGCCAAAATGGTTATTGATAATCGTGATAATCCATTTGAGTACATCTTGGCTGCTATTTCTTATACTGAACGTTTTTGTATTGAACAAAATGTCAAAATGCAAGTCTATGATTTACATATTAATTCAGACCTAGATTCAGCTGATGGTAAAAAGTACGGTTTGGGTTCTAGTGCTGCCGTTACAGTTGCCACTGTTAAAGCAATTTTACGTTTTTATGACGTTCCTTTCAGCAACGAATTAGTTTACAAGTTATCCGCCATTTCCCATTATTCAGTTCAAGGAAATGGCTCCGCTGGTGATATTGCTGCTAGTGTTTATGGTGGGTGGCTTGCTTATCAGACTTTTGATAAAACCTGGCTGACTAATGAATTGGCCGCTAAGTCATTATCAGATATTGTTAACGAGGCTTGGCCGGGACTAAAAGTGCAATTATTAACTCCTCCTGAAGGGATGCAGTTAATGATTGGCTGGAGCCATAAACCAGCATCAACTTCACGGTTAGTTGACGAGACCAATGCTAATAGGGCAGCCTTAAACGATGAATATCAAGAATTTTTGCAGTTATCGCGCGTTTGTGTTTTAAGAATGATTGCTGGTTTTGAACAAAATAATATTAACTTGATCAAAAAGCAAATTCGCGTTAACCGAGCATTATTGCAGCATTTTGCGCAAATTAACCAGATAGCAATTGAAATTCCGCGTTTATCTAAGTTGATTAACATTGCTGAAGATTTTGGCGGTGCAGCTAAAACTTCAGGTGCTGGTAATGGTGACTGTGGCATTGTCATTGCCGATGAAACAACCGATGTTGCCGCTCTTGAAAATAAGTGGCAAGAAAACGGCATCCAACCATTAAATTTTCATGTTCATCAGGTTAAATTAGCTCATTAG
- the fni gene encoding type 2 isopentenyl-diphosphate Delta-isomerase, producing MSIRSRRKEDHLELAHTFYQAEQINSFDQMHLLRPALPETKVNLNSIKTTMFGKKVNAPFFINAMTGGSAKSQIINQNLGKIAGQTKIALALGSASILVEEHDQLASFLVAREANPTGVIIANVNAKTTPQDAQKIVTELQADALQVHLNAVQEIAMPEGERDFHWLDNLKLLRQKITVPIIIKEVGFGLDRGTIHQLKNVGFEYFDLAGSGGTNFAQIENARNQSDLSYLENLGLPTVVAAMMAQQEQTNFIVSGGVRNPLDIFKGLCLGGKYVGISNVFLQAMVQNTPEFLLQMIQNWQEELAALLAIFGQTDLKNLAAIKQYYDLPLQNIIQQLN from the coding sequence ATGTCGATTAGATCAAGACGTAAAGAAGACCATTTAGAACTGGCCCATACTTTTTATCAAGCTGAGCAAATAAATAGCTTTGACCAAATGCATTTACTTAGACCAGCATTGCCGGAAACTAAAGTAAACTTAAATTCAATCAAAACAACGATGTTTGGTAAAAAAGTCAATGCCCCCTTCTTTATCAATGCGATGACCGGCGGTTCAGCTAAATCACAGATAATTAATCAAAATTTAGGTAAAATAGCTGGTCAAACTAAAATAGCTTTGGCCTTGGGGTCCGCGAGCATTTTAGTTGAAGAACATGACCAATTAGCTAGTTTCTTGGTTGCACGGGAAGCTAATCCAACTGGTGTGATTATTGCCAATGTCAATGCCAAAACCACCCCACAAGATGCCCAAAAAATTGTGACAGAATTACAAGCTGATGCACTACAAGTACATCTAAATGCGGTGCAAGAAATTGCCATGCCCGAAGGTGAACGTGACTTTCACTGGTTAGATAACTTGAAGCTACTGCGACAAAAAATAACTGTCCCAATTATTATTAAAGAAGTTGGCTTTGGTCTTGATCGCGGAACTATTCATCAGCTTAAGAATGTAGGTTTTGAATACTTTGATCTTGCGGGTAGTGGCGGCACTAATTTTGCCCAAATTGAAAATGCTCGTAATCAAAGTGATCTCTCCTACTTAGAAAATCTTGGATTACCAACAGTAGTAGCAGCAATGATGGCTCAGCAGGAACAGACTAATTTCATTGTTTCAGGTGGCGTTCGTAATCCACTAGATATCTTTAAAGGTCTGTGTTTAGGCGGTAAGTATGTGGGTATTTCGAATGTCTTCTTGCAAGCAATGGTGCAGAATACACCGGAATTTTTATTGCAAATGATTCAAAATTGGCAGGAAGAACTGGCTGCACTACTAGCAATTTTTGGTCAAACTGATCTGAAAAACTTGGCTGCAATTAAACAATATTATGACTTACCATTGCAGAATATCATCCAGCAGTTAAACTAA
- the nfsA gene encoding oxygen-insensitive NADPH nitroreductase codes for MNDFIQKMTAHVSVRSFVDEPLKEEIKQELLTAANSASSSNFVQAFSIIEITDKQKRQQLGEIANCPEYVIHSGAFYVFVADLYRQKCLLDKAHQPLAGIQNMEALLVSVVDTTIAAQNMVVAAEAMDLGICYIGGIRNDLTAVSNILNLPKYTVPIFGMTIGIPTTKNDVKPRMPLAQKVAQNSYDQEKFTALANYQKETAEYYANRGSNQQQTDWLQKNIAFFSEERRPEVGAFLKKQGFSLN; via the coding sequence GTGAACGATTTTATCCAAAAAATGACTGCGCATGTTTCTGTCCGCTCATTTGTCGATGAACCCTTGAAAGAAGAAATTAAGCAAGAATTATTAACTGCAGCTAATAGCGCATCTTCTTCAAATTTTGTCCAAGCATTTTCAATTATCGAAATTACGGATAAGCAAAAAAGGCAACAATTAGGAGAAATAGCTAACTGTCCTGAATACGTAATTCACAGTGGTGCTTTTTATGTGTTTGTAGCTGATTTATACCGGCAAAAATGTCTTTTGGACAAAGCTCACCAGCCTCTTGCCGGTATTCAAAATATGGAGGCGCTCTTAGTTAGTGTAGTTGACACTACAATTGCTGCTCAAAATATGGTAGTCGCTGCCGAAGCAATGGATTTAGGGATTTGCTATATTGGCGGAATCCGTAATGACTTAACAGCAGTAAGCAACATTCTCAATTTACCAAAATACACGGTACCAATTTTTGGCATGACGATTGGTATACCGACTACTAAGAATGACGTTAAACCGCGAATGCCATTAGCACAAAAAGTTGCTCAAAATAGTTATGATCAAGAAAAATTTACTGCTTTAGCTAATTATCAAAAAGAAACTGCTGAATATTATGCTAATCGTGGTTCTAACCAGCAACAAACAGATTGGTTACAGAAAAATATTGCTTTCTTTAGTGAAGAAAGACGTCCCGAGGTTGGTGCCTTCTTAAAGAAGCAAGGATTTTCACTAAACTAA
- a CDS encoding HAD family hydrolase — translation MIKLIATDMDGTWLTDAKTYDVDLFLREFKIMQERDIKFVVASGNQYENLVTRFPEVASQIYFVAENGALVAKGKQVMHTESMSEQDLRTALKITQQYDEKIVVSGLLSAYALDDTSSAHLTELRKYYHKLILVKDFEHLADQVFKITFSVDEKKMPQMLAELKRNYPKLGFVAGSAGSIDMSTKGMNKAVGLQYLSQKLRINPREMVAFGDSGNDVGMLKYVGRSYATATALPSAKAAANRIIGSSNDSAVQKEIWHLLNN, via the coding sequence ATGATTAAATTGATTGCAACAGATATGGATGGTACATGGCTGACTGACGCCAAAACCTATGATGTTGATTTGTTTTTGCGCGAATTTAAGATTATGCAAGAGCGCGATATTAAATTTGTCGTTGCTAGTGGTAACCAATATGAAAATTTGGTAACTCGGTTTCCGGAAGTTGCTAGTCAAATTTACTTTGTCGCGGAAAATGGAGCATTAGTGGCTAAGGGCAAGCAAGTGATGCATACAGAGAGCATGTCTGAGCAAGATTTGCGAACAGCTTTGAAAATTACCCAACAATATGATGAAAAAATAGTCGTTTCTGGATTGCTTAGCGCATATGCGTTAGATGATACTAGTTCAGCTCATCTTACAGAATTACGTAAGTATTACCATAAGTTGATTTTGGTAAAGGATTTTGAACATTTGGCAGATCAAGTATTCAAGATAACATTTTCAGTTGATGAGAAGAAAATGCCGCAAATGTTGGCTGAGTTGAAACGCAATTATCCCAAACTTGGCTTTGTTGCTGGTTCAGCGGGCTCAATTGATATGTCAACTAAGGGCATGAATAAGGCAGTTGGCTTACAATATTTGAGTCAAAAACTGCGAATTAACCCCCGTGAGATGGTTGCCTTCGGTGACAGCGGCAATGATGTGGGGATGCTTAAATATGTTGGACGCAGTTATGCAACGGCGACGGCATTGCCAAGTGCTAAAGCAGCAGCTAATCGCATTATCGGGTCTAGTAATGATAGTGCGGTACAAAAAGAAATTTGGCACCTGCTAAATAATTAA
- a CDS encoding RsmB/NOP family class I SAM-dependent RNA methyltransferase: protein MLSLPAEFISKYQKLLGKKQAEKMFAAMQEPSKKAFRINPLKFTQKVTYATEQPIPAINNAYYGQVAGNDPEWVSGMVYSQDPSAMFPAAMMQVQPGDKVLDLCAAPGGKSTALGEQLKGQGLLVANEISQSRAKVLRENIERWGITNCLLTSEDPAVLAPQFPQFFDKILVDAPCSGEGMFRKNPEAVNYWSQDYVVSCQKRQQEILEQAIKMLKPGGELVYSTCTYAPEEDEQIVSWLLTEFDMIVLPVEFTDSKISHGQPAWADGNPTLKNTLRFWPQDNLGEGQFAAKLRLPGEISSPLKTKIRSRKKKSKLTLTKTESELTAAILMQFNLPTTLANWQKAARVRHNHVFVPAFAPDNLHLKVLSNGVELGILKKNRFEPGHQLALVLGQVKQKRVVELRDEDYAAYLHGETLRVTSELRGFVLVSCHNLIFSFGKITGNGMLKNFYPKGLRTLKKG, encoded by the coding sequence GTGCTTAGTTTACCAGCAGAGTTTATTAGTAAATACCAAAAATTATTAGGCAAAAAGCAGGCCGAAAAAATGTTTGCGGCAATGCAAGAACCTAGTAAGAAGGCCTTTCGCATTAATCCGTTGAAGTTTACGCAAAAAGTTACTTATGCGACTGAACAACCAATTCCGGCAATTAACAATGCGTATTATGGCCAAGTAGCAGGCAATGACCCTGAATGGGTGAGTGGGATGGTCTATTCACAAGATCCATCAGCGATGTTTCCAGCTGCAATGATGCAAGTGCAACCTGGGGACAAAGTCTTAGACCTATGTGCAGCACCAGGAGGAAAAAGTACAGCCCTTGGTGAGCAGTTGAAAGGACAAGGCTTACTAGTCGCTAATGAAATTTCACAATCACGAGCAAAAGTTTTACGCGAAAATATTGAACGTTGGGGCATTACTAATTGCTTGTTAACTAGTGAAGATCCAGCTGTCTTAGCACCACAATTTCCCCAATTTTTTGATAAAATATTGGTTGATGCACCGTGTAGTGGTGAAGGCATGTTCCGGAAAAATCCAGAAGCAGTTAATTATTGGTCACAGGATTATGTTGTCAGTTGCCAAAAACGACAACAGGAAATTTTAGAGCAAGCTATTAAGATGCTTAAACCGGGTGGCGAATTAGTTTACTCGACTTGTACCTATGCACCAGAGGAAGATGAGCAGATTGTTTCTTGGTTGCTTACTGAATTTGACATGATAGTATTACCAGTAGAATTCACAGACAGTAAAATTAGTCATGGGCAGCCTGCATGGGCCGATGGCAATCCGACTTTAAAAAACACATTACGCTTTTGGCCGCAAGATAATTTGGGCGAAGGTCAATTTGCGGCCAAATTAAGATTGCCAGGTGAGATAAGTAGTCCGCTGAAGACCAAAATTCGCTCACGTAAGAAAAAAAGCAAATTAACGTTAACAAAGACAGAAAGTGAATTAACGGCAGCAATATTAATGCAATTTAATTTGCCAACAACTCTAGCCAATTGGCAAAAAGCAGCCCGAGTTCGCCACAATCATGTCTTCGTCCCAGCTTTTGCTCCTGATAATTTGCACTTAAAAGTCCTAAGCAATGGCGTTGAATTAGGTATTTTGAAAAAAAACCGTTTTGAACCCGGTCACCAATTAGCATTAGTTTTAGGCCAAGTTAAACAAAAACGCGTGGTCGAGCTAAGAGATGAAGATTATGCGGCATATTTACATGGTGAAACTTTACGAGTTACCAGTGAACTACGTGGCTTTGTTCTGGTTAGCTGTCATAACTTAATTTTTAGTTTTGGCAAAATTACTGGTAATGGTATGCTTAAAAATTTCTATCCGAAAGGTTTGCGAACACTCAAGAAAGGTTAA